The following proteins are encoded in a genomic region of Planctomycetia bacterium:
- a CDS encoding protein arginine kinase, which yields MFVELEDLAKSSGEWLRGEGPESDIVISSRVRLARNLAEFPFVTKATTADRAEIERTLRNHVLGMQKSGELLYLSVDQMAGLDRQFLVERHLISREHAEAEGARGVAIDVREQVSLMINEEDHLRIQVLHSGLSLQAAWDQIRQVDDVIESGVTYAFSEQFGYLTACPTNVGTGMRVSVMLHLPALVITRQLEKLFRSLQKINLAVRGLYGEGSQAMGDFYQISNQITLGRSEDDLVKQVGDVVPTIIDYERKARDFLVKESHENLHDRVSRAYGILRTAQTISSEETMMLLSSVRMGINLGLIRDLEIPTVNKLFIYTQPAHLQKISGAELSTADRNIERARFLRRHLNPADGQGAAEKN from the coding sequence ATGTTCGTGGAACTGGAAGATCTGGCTAAGTCGAGCGGCGAATGGCTGCGGGGCGAAGGTCCCGAGTCCGATATCGTCATCAGCAGCCGGGTGCGCCTCGCGCGTAACCTGGCTGAATTTCCGTTTGTGACGAAAGCCACGACGGCCGATCGCGCTGAAATTGAACGCACGTTGCGCAACCACGTGTTGGGCATGCAAAAGTCGGGCGAGTTGCTGTACCTAAGCGTCGATCAGATGGCGGGCCTGGATCGCCAGTTTCTGGTCGAGCGGCATCTGATTAGCCGCGAACACGCCGAGGCCGAAGGCGCCCGCGGCGTGGCGATCGACGTGCGCGAGCAAGTCAGTCTGATGATCAACGAAGAAGATCATTTGCGGATTCAGGTGTTGCACAGCGGGCTGAGCTTGCAGGCGGCGTGGGATCAGATTCGCCAGGTCGATGATGTCATCGAAAGCGGCGTGACCTACGCCTTCAGCGAGCAGTTTGGCTATTTGACCGCGTGCCCGACGAACGTCGGCACCGGCATGCGCGTGAGCGTGATGCTGCACTTGCCGGCGTTGGTGATCACACGGCAACTCGAAAAGCTGTTCCGATCATTGCAGAAGATCAACCTCGCTGTGCGCGGCCTTTACGGCGAAGGTTCGCAGGCGATGGGAGATTTCTACCAGATCAGCAATCAGATCACGCTGGGGCGTTCGGAAGACGACTTAGTGAAGCAAGTCGGCGACGTCGTGCCGACGATCATCGACTACGAGCGCAAAGCCCGCGACTTCCTCGTCAAGGAAAGCCACGAGAACCTGCACGACCGCGTGAGCCGGGCCTACGGCATTCTGCGCACAGCGCAGACGATCAGTTCCGAAGAAACCATGATGCTGCTATCCAGCGTGCGGATGGGCATCAACCTCGGCCTGATCCGCGACCTGGAAATCCCCACGGTCAACAAGCTCTTCATCTACACGCAACCGGCGCACCTGCAAAAGATCAGCGGCGCGGAGCTCAGCACAGCCGACCGCAACATCGAACGCGCCCGGTTTCTACGCCGGCATCTCAATCCGGCCGATGGGCAAGGGGCGGCGGAGAAGAATTAA
- a CDS encoding DUF6263 family protein: MGRAPWMIWVALATSLAWANAASSAEPGAGEAYTLRYKFQVGENLVWKVEHRARVRTTVSGSTQTADTTSISTKRWKITAVQPDGKFSFVHSVDYVDMRQQMSDREEERFDSRTDKSSPPGFGDVAKAVGVPLTVATLDARGEVIKREEKQSQPNAEKGQMAMLLPEQAVTVGGTWRQPFEIDVAAKDGGMKRIKAQQLYTLESVANNLATIRVETQWLTPNSDPAIDAQLIQRDTSGTVRFDIAAGRLVWQQTDIDKNIVGFQGDASSMHYTTRFNEELLPTEAKTAAKPKKAK, from the coding sequence ATGGGCCGTGCCCCTTGGATGATTTGGGTTGCGCTGGCGACGAGTCTGGCTTGGGCAAATGCTGCCTCATCGGCTGAGCCAGGCGCCGGCGAGGCCTACACCTTGCGCTACAAGTTCCAGGTAGGCGAGAACCTCGTCTGGAAGGTCGAGCATCGCGCCCGGGTGCGAACCACGGTTTCCGGCAGCACGCAGACCGCCGACACGACCAGCATTTCCACGAAGCGGTGGAAAATCACCGCCGTCCAACCCGACGGCAAGTTCTCCTTCGTGCATTCGGTTGACTATGTCGACATGCGCCAGCAAATGAGCGACCGCGAAGAAGAGCGCTTCGATAGCCGCACCGACAAGTCATCACCGCCGGGCTTCGGCGACGTCGCGAAAGCAGTCGGAGTGCCGCTCACCGTGGCCACGCTCGACGCTCGCGGGGAAGTCATCAAGCGCGAGGAAAAGCAATCGCAGCCCAACGCCGAGAAAGGCCAAATGGCGATGCTCTTGCCGGAACAGGCCGTCACCGTCGGAGGAACCTGGAGGCAGCCGTTCGAGATCGACGTCGCTGCCAAAGACGGCGGCATGAAGCGCATCAAGGCGCAGCAGCTCTACACGCTCGAATCGGTGGCGAACAACCTGGCAACCATTCGCGTGGAAACACAATGGCTCACGCCGAACAGCGATCCGGCGATTGATGCGCAACTCATTCAGCGCGACACGTCCGGCACCGTCCGCTTCGATATCGCCGCCGGCCGCCTGGTCTGGCAACAAACCGACATCGACAAAAACATCGTCGGTTTCCAGGGCGACGCCAGCAGCATGCACTACACCACGCGCTTCAATGAGGAACTGCTGCCGACGGAAGCGAAGACGGCGGCGAAACCGAAGAAGGCGAAGTGA
- a CDS encoding N-formylglutamate amidohydrolase has product MAMFDSVVVTCEHGGNEVPKEFAALFAGHEELLSTHRGYDPGALELARRFAKVGNWPLHFSTTTRLLCDLNRTFRKEGHLSEITESLDEGTVDALVWAYFEPYRTAVEKEIRDLVHDERRVLHLSVHSFTPVLDGEVRNADIGLLYDPKSPTEVAFCDAWHAALNAARPDLAVRRNYPYLGTTDGFTTTLRTIHEPEQYAGVELEVNQRWPLEADNAWQELQAVLVATFQLALNS; this is encoded by the coding sequence ATGGCGATGTTTGATTCCGTGGTCGTCACCTGCGAGCACGGCGGGAACGAGGTTCCGAAGGAGTTCGCCGCGCTGTTCGCCGGGCACGAGGAGTTGCTAAGCACGCATCGTGGCTATGATCCCGGCGCGCTGGAATTGGCGCGCCGCTTCGCGAAAGTCGGCAACTGGCCGCTGCACTTCTCGACGACGACTCGACTGCTCTGCGATTTGAATCGCACGTTCCGCAAGGAAGGGCATTTATCGGAGATCACGGAATCGCTTGACGAGGGCACGGTCGACGCGTTGGTCTGGGCTTATTTCGAGCCCTATCGCACGGCGGTGGAAAAGGAGATCCGTGACCTGGTGCATGACGAGCGGCGGGTGCTGCACTTATCGGTGCATAGTTTCACGCCGGTGCTCGATGGCGAAGTGCGCAACGCGGATATCGGCTTGCTGTATGATCCGAAGTCGCCGACGGAAGTCGCGTTTTGCGACGCCTGGCATGCGGCGCTCAACGCCGCGCGGCCGGATCTCGCGGTGCGGCGGAACTATCCGTACCTCGGTACGACCGACGGATTCACGACCACGCTGCGAACGATCCACGAGCCAGAACAATACGCCGGCGTCGAACTCGAAGTAAATCAACGTTGGCCGCTCGAAGCGGACAACGCCTGGCAAGAACTTCAGGCTGTCCTCGTCGCCACTTTCCAATTGGCCCTCAACTCCTGA
- a CDS encoding proline--tRNA ligase, with protein MRWSQTLIPTLKELPEGAEIPSHVLMLRAGLIGQVMAGAYTYLPLGLRALKKAERIVREEMDRAGAVELLMSALTPIQLWERTGRVAAFGNVLINFKLNRAGRQVHVALGPTHEEVVTDLVAKHVSSYRQLPLTLYQIQTKFRNEERPRFGILRTSEFLMKDAYSFDTSVEGLNASYDKMYAAYCRIFERCGLQYLPVEAESGPIGGDASHEFMVVADNGEDRVVHCASCGYAANLERADTGDRTVKAEPGDLKPLTKLDTPGTTSIEQVSKLLKCKPRQMIKTMIYEADGQPVAVLLRGDHEANEGKIRRALGAKSVELATPEVIQRVTGAPVGFAGPVGLEIPRWADHDVAALRNAVVGGNEQDKHYVGANLTRDYTVDHFADLRNADADDPCPKCAGKLALRHAIEVGHVFKLGTKYSDALEARFSDEKEQLRTIIMGCYGIGVNRIIAALIETQHDADGIIWPMALAPYEVLICPIKASDPEVMKVAEQLHDELLAQGVDVLLDDRDQRPGVKFKDGDLVGIPLRVVIGDRGLKDGQLELKWRTKKEAEMLPLAGAVEKIASLVAAAK; from the coding sequence GTGCGTTGGTCTCAGACGTTGATCCCGACCCTCAAGGAATTGCCCGAGGGGGCCGAAATCCCCAGCCATGTGTTGATGCTCCGCGCCGGCTTGATTGGCCAGGTGATGGCGGGCGCGTATACCTATTTGCCGCTCGGGCTGCGGGCGCTCAAGAAAGCGGAGCGGATTGTGCGCGAGGAGATGGACCGCGCCGGGGCCGTCGAGTTGCTGATGTCGGCGCTCACGCCGATTCAACTCTGGGAACGCACCGGTCGCGTGGCCGCGTTCGGCAACGTGCTGATCAACTTCAAGCTCAACCGCGCTGGCCGGCAAGTGCATGTCGCGCTCGGGCCGACGCACGAAGAGGTCGTCACCGATCTCGTGGCCAAACACGTCTCCAGCTATCGGCAACTGCCGCTCACGCTGTATCAGATTCAAACCAAGTTCCGCAACGAGGAACGCCCGCGGTTCGGCATTCTGCGGACCAGCGAGTTCCTGATGAAGGACGCCTATAGCTTCGACACCTCGGTCGAGGGGCTCAACGCTAGCTACGACAAGATGTACGCGGCATATTGCCGGATCTTCGAGCGCTGCGGCTTGCAGTATCTGCCGGTTGAGGCCGAGAGCGGACCCATCGGCGGCGACGCCAGCCACGAGTTCATGGTCGTCGCCGACAACGGCGAAGATCGCGTCGTCCATTGTGCTTCGTGCGGATACGCCGCCAACTTGGAACGGGCGGACACCGGCGATCGCACCGTGAAAGCCGAGCCGGGCGATTTGAAGCCGCTCACGAAACTCGATACGCCCGGCACGACCAGCATCGAGCAAGTCAGCAAGCTCTTGAAATGCAAGCCGCGGCAGATGATCAAGACGATGATCTACGAAGCCGACGGGCAACCCGTCGCGGTGTTGCTGCGCGGCGACCATGAGGCGAACGAAGGGAAAATTCGCCGGGCACTCGGCGCGAAATCGGTCGAACTTGCCACGCCGGAGGTGATTCAACGCGTGACCGGCGCTCCGGTTGGATTCGCCGGGCCAGTAGGCTTGGAGATTCCACGCTGGGCCGACCACGATGTCGCCGCGCTGCGCAATGCGGTCGTCGGCGGCAATGAGCAGGACAAGCACTACGTCGGCGCGAATCTGACGCGCGACTACACCGTCGATCACTTTGCGGACTTGCGCAACGCGGACGCCGACGATCCCTGCCCGAAGTGTGCCGGCAAGCTGGCTTTGCGCCATGCGATCGAAGTCGGGCACGTGTTCAAGCTCGGCACGAAATACAGTGATGCCCTCGAAGCGCGGTTCTCCGACGAGAAGGAACAGCTTCGCACGATCATCATGGGGTGCTACGGCATCGGCGTGAACCGCATCATCGCCGCGCTGATCGAAACGCAGCACGACGCCGATGGCATTATCTGGCCGATGGCGCTCGCGCCGTACGAAGTGCTGATCTGCCCGATCAAGGCCTCCGACCCCGAAGTGATGAAAGTCGCCGAGCAACTGCACGATGAACTTCTTGCCCAGGGCGTCGACGTGTTGCTGGACGATCGCGATCAGCGCCCGGGTGTGAAGTTCAAAGACGGCGATCTGGTCGGCATTCCGCTGCGTGTTGTAATTGGCGATCGCGGCCTCAAGGACGGGCAACTCGAATTAAAATGGCGCACGAAAAAAGAAGCCGAAATGCTCCCCCTCGCCGGCGCAGTCGAAAAGATCGCCTCGTTGGTCGCCGCCGCAAAGTAG
- a CDS encoding glutamate-cysteine ligase family protein gives MDRKLGLFAGYGVELEYMIVDAESLDVRPIADQLLAAQAGEIVSDVELGPVAWSNELVLHVIELKTNGPAESLAGLAAQFQASVRKINEHLASFGARLMPSAMHPWMNPATETRLWPHDYNAVYEAFDRIFGCPGHGWSNLQSVHVNLPFANDEEFGRLHAAIRVLLPILPALSASSPIVECRNSGFLDYRLEAYRTNAAKIPSISGAVVPEPAFTEAEYDRQIFQRIYADIAPHDPEGILRDEFLNARGAIARFSRGAIEIRVLDIAECPAADLAVVKLIVAVLKALVDERWSSQAEQQAVATAPLAELLRSVAQAGDQARIAMPGYAPLFGLPEQEGLTAGEVWHALAERTNVREQLDAPVREALETILNGGPLARRILRATGETPSRGRLADVYGRLCDNLATGEMFDGDV, from the coding sequence ATGGATCGAAAACTTGGCCTCTTCGCCGGCTACGGCGTTGAGTTGGAATACATGATCGTCGACGCCGAGTCGCTCGACGTGCGACCGATCGCCGATCAATTGCTGGCCGCGCAGGCAGGCGAGATCGTCTCGGACGTCGAACTCGGCCCGGTCGCCTGGTCGAACGAGTTGGTCCTGCACGTCATTGAGCTCAAGACGAACGGGCCGGCGGAATCGCTCGCGGGGTTGGCGGCGCAGTTTCAGGCGTCGGTCCGCAAGATCAACGAACATCTCGCCTCGTTCGGCGCGCGGTTGATGCCCTCGGCGATGCATCCCTGGATGAACCCCGCGACAGAGACGCGACTCTGGCCGCACGATTACAACGCGGTGTACGAAGCGTTTGATCGGATATTCGGCTGCCCGGGCCACGGCTGGTCGAACTTGCAAAGCGTGCATGTGAACCTGCCGTTCGCCAATGACGAGGAGTTCGGGCGATTGCACGCGGCGATTCGCGTGTTGCTGCCGATTCTGCCGGCGCTTTCGGCCAGCTCTCCGATCGTCGAATGCCGCAACAGCGGGTTTCTGGATTATCGCCTGGAGGCCTATCGCACGAACGCGGCCAAGATTCCGTCGATTTCCGGCGCGGTAGTGCCCGAGCCGGCGTTCACCGAGGCCGAGTACGATCGCCAGATTTTTCAGCGCATCTACGCCGACATCGCACCGCACGATCCAGAGGGAATTCTACGCGACGAGTTTCTGAATGCGCGCGGGGCGATCGCGCGATTCTCGCGTGGCGCGATCGAAATCCGCGTGTTGGATATCGCCGAATGCCCGGCCGCTGATTTGGCGGTCGTGAAACTGATCGTCGCCGTGCTCAAGGCATTGGTAGACGAGCGTTGGTCGTCGCAGGCCGAGCAGCAGGCCGTCGCGACCGCGCCACTTGCCGAATTGCTGCGGAGCGTCGCGCAAGCAGGAGATCAGGCTCGGATCGCGATGCCGGGTTATGCCCCATTGTTCGGGTTGCCGGAGCAGGAAGGACTGACGGCTGGCGAAGTTTGGCACGCATTGGCGGAGCGCACGAATGTCCGCGAACAGCTCGATGCGCCGGTGCGTGAGGCGCTGGAGACGATCCTCAATGGGGGCCCCTTGGCGCGGCGCATCTTGCGAGCAACGGGTGAAACTCCGTCGCGCGGCCGACTCGCGGACGTGTATGGCCGACTGTGCGACAACCTAGCGACCGGTGAGATGTTCGATGGCGATGTTTGA
- a CDS encoding type II toxin-antitoxin system VapC family toxin — protein sequence MKFLLDTDICSAVMRRPAALSHRFFQYGMENIAISTVTLAELSAGAYQRADPQRLLRLIDDLRSEIRVLAFDAQAAEVYGYHCGRLARRGLTAPQFDLMIAAVALAHDLTLVTHNTADFERIPNLRIEDWLSS from the coding sequence ATGAAATTTCTACTCGACACGGATATTTGCTCTGCGGTGATGCGTCGGCCGGCCGCGCTTTCGCATCGCTTCTTCCAGTACGGCATGGAAAATATCGCCATTTCGACGGTCACGCTCGCGGAACTTTCCGCAGGAGCATATCAGCGAGCCGACCCACAGAGGTTGCTGCGCTTGATCGACGATTTGCGATCGGAGATACGCGTGCTTGCCTTTGACGCACAAGCCGCTGAGGTCTACGGCTATCACTGTGGCCGGCTTGCGCGAAGAGGGCTTACCGCACCACAATTCGATTTGATGATCGCGGCCGTCGCCCTAGCACACGACTTAACTCTTGTCACGCACAATACGGCCGACTTCGAGCGGATACCGAACTTGCGCATAGAAGACTGGCTTAGTTCGTAG